In the Candida orthopsilosis Co 90-125, chromosome 7 draft sequence genome, TTGACTTGTATGCCAAGCAGTTGATCGAAACTACCACAGCCTCATTTAGACTGGAGTTGGCAGCGTTGAAaggaaaagattttgttcaGCAGAGTCAGAAGCTATCAGCCAATGTTGTGAACGTGATTAAAACAAGCTTAGGTTTAATCTCATTGGATGGTGCATTTACATACGATGATACAATTGAGCAAGTGGAAAAGGAGCttgcatcaacaatctCCAAGCAGCAAAGGATTGAATTGGACAGTATTGTAAACAAATCagcaaaaaaattgtcCACCAATTTGtccaaaacaatacaatttGAGCTTAATGATCCTAGCGATTCTACTTGGgacaagattttgaaacaatttaacTTTCACGTCAATGAATTCACTTCCAAGTATAACGGAGATTTTGGATTGAATACTTCCGAGCAAGATAATGAAGAAGCTGTGAAGAAATTCAAGTTCAAGTCATGGAACAACTTTTACGATCTTATTCACAAGCTCATCTACAAGGAGAGGGTCCTTGATATCTTACAAACCAGATTCGACGACAAGTTCAGGTACGATTCCAATGGCTTACCCAAATTGTACCAAGATGCAAGGGAATTGGAAGCCAATTTTGCTATCGCTAAGGAACACGCTTTAGCAGTGTTGTCAATTCttacaattgcaaaactCAGTGACAATTCCGAGATTGTGCCAGATTTTGATATCTTTAGTCCAATGTTAAGATCACAAtacttgaatttgaaggTTAGCCAGAGtgatgacgaagatgaagaagacgaCGAGTCGTATTCATTCGCTGACATTATCAATGAGACTGAAAAGGCACaaatattatcaaaattcaagaaaGAGATTGATGCAAAGTTTGTGGAAACGAAAcgttcaattgttcaacatgTTACCCAAATACCTTATTATGTATACCTTATTATCATTGCATTAGGTTGGAATGAGTTTATGGCTGTTGTGCGTAATCCCTTTACCTTTGCACTTGCTATTGTGTTGGCTGCATCAATATACATTTTATACACCttgaatcttttgaaaCCAGCAATTGCTGTTGGGCAGAGGTTAGTTGATGACGTCGTGGTTATAGCAAAGGAAAAATTACGCGAAGTATTGATTGACGACCACGAGATCCAAGCTCGTAATCTCGACAAGATGACAGGAAAGGTAAAACAGGCTAGTTTCGaagatgatattgaaaggACACAAGAACAAAGGAATGTCAAAGACGTGGGTGACGAAGGAGAGGATGGAACTGAGTAGTATATAGGTTTTAATCttgaagtttttgaaaattgtaGAATATAGGGATACCTTTAAAAGTAGATCCACAATTATGCTTGAGTAGACTGATACCACCTGATCATTGTGATTCGAGTGTAAGTACTCATCTAATCGTATATACAGATGTTACCTCTTTCCAATATGATTATCGTTGCAGCTGAGAATTTCATTTGGTAGCATAGTGTATTTTTGTCGTCCTCCCACTCAATGTAACATCATTACATTGAcacattttttttgttaatGCAACATCAGAATAGAAGGTAACTCCAATAGGTACAGGACGCCCGACAAAGCACACAGCAGTTGACTGCATGGTTTAGCTACATTAAAGCTAACTGCCTGCCCCATGTGATCCATTCCACCCGAGCTTTATCTTTGGTAATTGGAGGTAAATTCGGGGAGATTAAAAAAAGTTTTATGATTTGCAACCTATGTACAATTGAAAGTTGCACAAActtaaagaaaaaaataaatgtTACAAGACCCACCCACCAAAAAAACTAAGGACAGTAAACTTTACTATAATTCATTACTATTGCAACTATTCTAGCATAAATACACGGTAATATCCAACCGCTCAGCGTTGAATGAGAGAATGCACTAccaatatttgaatattatACATTTTATCCTATGATTCAAAGCATAAACACACTTATCAATAATCTCCCATCGTATGGGGTAAAGTCTGGAGTCGCTAACAAGAATGAGGCAGCGTGCTCAATCACTAGTTTGGAATCTAAAGAGATAGAAGTGGACACCAAGTCTATTCATTCCTTGTCAGAAggttcttcttctttatcatcaCCACGTTCGTCTCCCATATCAAGCACAGATTCGATTAGTATTCacgatttcaaaatatcatcatcgcTCGATTTGATTATAAAATCGTTTAGGGACCCATTGACAGATAACAACTTGGAAAAACACTCAGAGCTTCTTTTATCCGACTTTAACTCATCATTGACGGAAAATTCTATAACAATGTTGCCAAATTATAATATCTCACCAGCTGGGGATGAAAATGGACTGTATTTGGTTGTCGATCTAGGTGGATCTACACTTCGAGTTGCAGTAGTTGACATTGCACCGCAAGACGAAAAATATGACTCTAGATCTGATCGAAtaaatgttgttgttgaggaaAAATGGCTAATATCAAACGAATACAAGGTTATTAACCgcaactttttcaaattcattggaTCAAAGATTATGGAGACTATAAAAAAGCAAGAAATATTGAAGCTGTCTGATATTATAAAAACTGGTATCACTTGGTCATTTCCTTTGGACACGACAAGTTACAATAATGGTAAAATTCGCCATGTGTCAAAAGGATACACAATTGGAGACGATATTTACGACAAAGATTTGAAACAGTTGTTTGAATCTGTTTTTCAAGAGGAGTTCAACGTAAAAGTTGATATCAGATCAATCTTGAACGACTCATTAGCTGTGTACGCAGCAGGAGCATTTTTGGATGAGAAAATGAGATTAGCTATGGTGTTGGGGACCGGATTCAATATGTGCTGCTCATTGGAGGCAAGTAAAGACAATATGCATCCAAGcaaattgattgacaaAAAGATGCTTTTCAACACTGAATTATCATTGTTTGGACAACATTTATGTGATGATTTTGCTACAAAGTATGATGCCATTATTGACGATCgatttgacaatttcaaacaccATTTTAAAACGTATTCACTGCCTGACCCCGAGACAAACACTATTTTTCAACCTCATGAGTTGATGACCAGTGGTAGGTACTTGCCTGAGTTGACTCGATTAGTTTTAgctgaattgattgaaagGAAGGAGATTTTCACTGAATTCGATAGCGAGGAGCTAAACATAATTCTGAATGTCAAATACGATGGTTTTGAAGGTGAGCTTATGTGCTTCATTAATGAAAGTCACGATTTTGATGCCATTGGTGAAAGGATTTGTCAAGTATACCAGTggaaaaaaacaatttcagATTCAGACATTTCCATAATCAGATATGTAATCAAGGCGATTATACAAAGAGCAGCTTTCATAGTTGCAAACGCAATCATTgcttttttcaaacttaTAAAGCAGTACAATAGGTTAGATGACTTAAAGGGATTGTTAACAATTGGTTACGTTGGATCAGTGTTGAACCATTTCCACAACTATAGAAATTTGGTTATCAATTATGTCAATTCAAGTGAAGATGCCAAGGCTTGTGGTTACaagattgatttggaattgattgaaaacagCTCAATAATTGGAGCTGCGATTGGAGCAGCTTACTATTCAAAGTAAATAGGCATATGGGGGATTAATagaaaaataattttaTAAAAGCATTTTGCAACGTAAATTTTGACTCTAAtctattgatgaagattatGGAATGAAAGTGTATAAAATAAATATGTGTTAGCTGCCACAAggtttcatttttttttgcactaaaattaaatcaaaagtCCTGCAAACTAATACCTTACAAGCTTTTTCATCGCACCCATCTATTAATTTATATCCTATAACTCTTCCTACTTACAATTTTGACTTTAATCCTGCTGCAGCATTATCacaaacaatcaatacaTTATCATGATCTTGTAAATAACTAGATGGATACTTTGGGTCATTTTTCTTACCATTAATTGTCTTATCCAATGCAAATTTTTTACTGTCACCCAACACAATCAATGCAACTTCATCAGAATTATCCAAAATTGTAGAAATACCAACACTGAGTGCGTGTTTTGGAACctttgattcatcattatcgAAGAATCTGCAATTGGCTTTAATTGTTGACTCGACTAAGTTGACTTTTCTAGTTTTGGAATCTCTAGTTGAACCAGCTTCATTAAAAGCTAAGTGACCTTCTGGTCCTAATCCTCCAAGGAACAAATTAATTCTACCGTACTTTTTAATTTCGGCTTCATAATTAGCACATTCTTTATGGACATCTTTAGCTAATCCATTCAAtatgttgatattttctCTAGGTATGTCAATGTGGTTGA is a window encoding:
- a CDS encoding Nag6 h (similar to S. cerevisiae Yor165Wp): MSEEPLSETSSSSSFVPVDQIHVQDAIQVIDENKKFNDAILDYVSKTSSAHVGHNYHIVAVFGSQSTGKSTLLNNLFNTNFDVMNEYSRQQTTKGIWLAYSPGVSTTSGHVSTKSNILVMDVEGTDGRERGEDQDFERKAALFALSTSEVLILNIWETQVGLYQGANLGLLKTVFEVNITLFGKSKLDSNNDHKVLLLIVIRDHVGTTPVESLAETITQDLKKIWDSLSKPGELSHLKFEDFFDLDFHALNHKILQPKEFSEGIAKLGDRLVKENDLFKPEYHHSIPVEGWTLYAEKCWEQIENNKDLDLPTQQILVAQFKCDEIVEQTYQEFLKKFSELFKEVEKDPSYEDIGAVFVDLKHDVLEEYDYAAAKYNKPVYEQKRVKLESLMHNKYKELFDLYAKQLIETTTASFRSELAALKGKDFVQQSQKLSANVVNVIKTSLGLISLDGAFTYDDTIEQVEKELASTISKQQRIELDSIVNKSAKKLSTNLSKTIQFELNDPSDSTWDKILKQFNFHVNEFTSKYNGDFGLNTSEQDNEEAVKKFKFKSWNNFYDLIHKLIYKERVLDILQTRFDDKFRYDSNGLPKLYQDARELEANFAIAKEHALAVLSILTIAKLSDNSEIVPDFDIFSPMLRSQYLNLKVSQSDDEDEEDDESYSFADIINETEKAQILSKFKKEIDAKFVETKRSIVQHVTQIPYYVYLIIIALGWNEFMAVVRNPFTFALAIVLAASIYILYTLNLLKPAIAVGQRLVDDVVVIAKEKLREVLIDDHEIQARNLDKMTGKVKQASFEDDIERTQEQRNVKDVGDEGEDGTE
- a CDS encoding Hxk1 N-acetylglucosamine (GlcNAc) kinase, whose product is MIQSINTLINNLPSYGVKSGVANKNEAACSITSLESKEIEVDTKSIHSLSEGSSSLSSPRSSPISSTDSISIHDFKISSSLDLIIKSFRDPLTDNNLEKHSELLLSDFNSSLTENSITMLPNYNISPAGDENGSYLVVDLGGSTLRVAVVDIAPQDEKYDSRSDRINVVVEEKWLISNEYKVINRNFFKFIGSKIMETIKKQEILKSSDIIKTGITWSFPLDTTSYNNGKIRHVSKGYTIGDDIYDKDLKQLFESVFQEEFNVKVDIRSILNDSLAVYAAGAFLDEKMRLAMVLGTGFNMCCSLEASKDNMHPSKLIDKKMLFNTELSLFGQHLCDDFATKYDAIIDDRFDNFKHHFKTYSSPDPETNTIFQPHELMTSGRYLPELTRLVLAELIERKEIFTEFDSEELNIISNVKYDGFEGELMCFINESHDFDAIGERICQVYQWKKTISDSDISIIRYVIKAIIQRAAFIVANAIIAFFKLIKQYNRLDDLKGLLTIGYVGSVLNHFHNYRNLVINYVNSSEDAKACGYKIDLELIENSSIIGAAIGAAYYSK
- a CDS encoding Nag1 Glucosamine-6-phosphate deaminase, translating into MKQATFSSPDDASQYLADYIIHRIKSFKPTASTPFVLGLPTGSSPEGVYARLIAACKQGRISFKNVVTFNMDEYLGLTPENPQSYHYFMFDKFFNHIDIPRENINILNGLAKDVHKECANYEAEIKKYGRINLFLGGLGPEGHLAFNEAGSTRDSKTRKVNLVESTIKANCRFFDNDESKVPKHALSVGISTILDNSDEVALIVLGDSKKFALDKTINGKKNDPKYPSSYLQDHDNVLIVCDNAAAGLKSKL